The genome window TCAATTTTGTAGAGCACGCCGGATGCATTCGTGCCCATGCCGCCATCGCGAGTGAACCCGTAGAGGTTCCCCTTGGCATCCTGCACCAGCCCTCCATAGGGCAGGGCGCCATCGGTGTCCTGGTTATAGAGGACCATTAGTGCCCCAAACGCGTGGAGGATCTGGTAGTTGTTTGGGTTTTTGGGGTCGAGGCGATAGACGGTACCGGTGTCGTTGGTGCCTCCGTAGAGGGTGGTGCCGTAGAGCATGCCATCTTTGCCCAATAGAACGCCGGATAAGGGACGCGCCCCATCCCCATTCGGAATGCCGCCAAAACCCGCACTGCCGCCAAAAGCGTGCAGCACTTGGTAGTTGGAGCCATCGGGGTTCACGGAAAACACAATGCCATAACCCCATTCCCCCCCATCAGAACAAGTTCCATAGAGCACGCCGTTGGCATCTTGAACGAGCTTAACATACTCAGGATTACGCCCATCGTTCCCAAACCCGCCAAAACTGTGGATCAGCGAGAAGCCAGTGGTGGGGCTCCAACGGTAGACCGTTCCTCCGCCCCAAAGCCCTCCGTTATAAGTAACTCCATAGAAGGCTCCATCTTTGCCTTGGATGGGTGGGGCGAAAGGTTCATATCCATCATCGCCGTTAGTACTGTCAAACCGATGCAACACCTGAAACTGCGAGCCGTCAGGTTTGACTCGGTAGAGCACACCGGAGAAATAGTCGCCACGGAAGGAAGAACCTGCCGAAGTATCGGCACCGGCTGCCGTGGTGCCATAGAGGAAGCCATCCGTGCCCTCGGTAACCCCTGTATAGGGCTGAGTGCCATCTGAGGGAATGGTGAAGTTGTGTAGCACCGAGAAGTTGTTCCCTGAGGTGTCCATCTGAAAGACCTCGCCCTGATTTTCACTCCCACCCTGCGTGGTCGTTCCATAGAGGAGGTTGTTGCTGCCAAGGGCAAGCACACATTCCGGATGAGCGCCATCCGTCCCGCTGAAGGTGTGGAGGATCTGGTAGTTGCTGCCATCGGTGGCTAGGCTAAACACGATGCCGTCATTGGAGGCTCCTCCTTGCCAGGTCACTCCATAGAGAGTTCCATTCTGGAGCACTAAAGCGGTGTAGAGATACTGTCCATCGTTTGCCACACTGCCAAAACTGTACAGCACAGAAAAGCTCGCTGTACTAGGATCATACGAGAACACGACCCCATTGTTAGAAGGAGAGCCATTTGCCATGCCTCCTATAACGGTAGTGCCATACAGCACCCCGTTGGCATCTATCACCATCGGTGCGGTAGGTTGAGCCCCATCCGCAGGATAGTTGAAATCGTGAACTTTGGTGAAGTCGAAGCCGGTTGAGGCGTTGGAGTCGGGAGTGAGTTCGAAGATAACTCCAGCGTTATTCGCACCTCCCGCTACCGTGGTTCCCCACAGATTGCCGTTGCCATCTTGAACCAGGGCGGCTCGCGGCCCGTTACCGTCCGACCCCCCAAAATCGTGAATGTCGTTATAGACCGAGCCATCGGTGGAGAGTTGAAAGACCACGCCATCATTATTCGCCCCTCCAAACTCAGTAGTCCCGTAGAGGTATCCGTCGCTGCCTAAGATGAGCGCTGCCCACGGACCTGCTCCATCAGAGTAGACAAAGGTATGGAGGATCTGATATCCGCTCCCGTCAGGGTTGAGCTTGAAAATAGACCCTGCATTAAATACCCCTATACCAATCGCGGTACCGTACAACGTGCCATCGGGGCCTTGCATCAAGGCGGCCTGAGGATAAGCTCCATCGTAGTTAAAACTCTCGAGTCCATCCAAATTCAAAAAGGTAGGCTCAAACACATGGAGTACCTGGAAGTTCGAGCCATCGGGGTTCATCCGGTAGATGACGCCCTTCCCATAGCCCCCGAGTGTAGTGACCCCATAGAGCATCCCATCTTTGCCAAGAATAGGGCTTCCGTTATACGGTTGCAAACCCTGTGCAAACGAAAAGTTGTGTAGCAGCACCGGCGGTTCATCTGGGGTGCCTTGTGCTGCACGCGAACCCAACAGACCCAATACCACCAAAAGGCCATAGACCCCTACCAGCGATATCCCTCTGCTGGGAAACCGCCTTATCCATTCCCGAAGTCTCATCGTTGCTTCTCCTTTGTGTAAGATAGTGCTTGTTAGCCTTTGTTAGCCTTTGTCCACGGGGCAGACCTTCTTCCTATCCCCATCCCACAACGACTAACAGCTCCATTCTACAAACCTAGCGTGAAATTATCGTGAAATTTTTGTCCAACAACCCCTCCTACGCCCGCTACAAGGCGGCTCCTCTCTTTCATGGAACGCTAGGCAGGAAATCAACGGTTCGGTGAAGAACGGAAGTGTGTCCTCAATCCTTTTGAACGCTTTTCAAAAAGCAGTGCCCTCACAAGGAGGAACCGACGCCATCGATGAAGATCACGGCCATTGAAACCCATGTCTGCAACGCGCGCATGCGCAACTGGATTTTTGTGAAAGTGCTGACCGATGAACCCGGCCTTTGGGGTTGGGGCGAAGCGACTTTGGAGTGGCATACGCGCTCCGTGGTGGGTGCCATCGAAGACCTAGCCTCCCTGCTGATAGGTGAAGACCCCACACGCATCGAGTATCTTTGGCAAATGATGTATCGTCAGCATTTCTGGCACGGCAACGGCATCGTGCGCGCCACTGCCATCGCCGGCATAGATATTGCCTTATGGGACATCCTCGGAAAATCGCTGGGTATCCCCTGCCACAAACTATGGGGCGGCCCTGTACGCGATTATATCCGCCTCTACTGCCACCTCGGCGGCGGCAAAATGGAGGACTTCTACGAGACCCACCCCGCCGATGCCAAACGCTTCGCCGAGTTGGCGCAGCAGGCGGTGCAGGAGGGGTTCACTGCTTTCAAAGCGATGGCCGTGCCCGAAACCATGCCGTTAGAGGGGCTGCGTCCCCTTCATTACGCGGAAGCCTGCGTTCGCGCCATGCGTGAGGCCGTAGGGCCGGACATTGACATCATGGTGGATTGCCATGCCCGCCCCTCCCCACGTATGGGGTTGCTGTTCGCCAAAGCCCTCGAACCTTATGGGCTTTACTGGCTCGAAGAGCCGTGCTGGCCCGAGGTGGTGGACGATATCGCCCTCATTCAACGCGCCGTAAAAACCCCCATCGCTACCGGAGAACGCCTAACCTCTCAACATGCCGTGCGAGAATACCTGGAAAAACGCGCCTGTAGTGTGCTTCAATGCGACATCACTCACTGCGGAGGCTTTACAGAGATGCGGCGTATTGCCGGCATGGCGGAGGCCTATCGGGTAGCGCTTGCTCCCCATAACCCTCAAGGGCCGGTGAGCACCGCGGCCTCGATAGAGTTCGGCTTCGCAACCCCTTCCTACATCCTCTGCGAGTCGGTGCACAAAGATGTGCCCTGGCGCCAAGATGTGGTCAGCGAAGGCTTTACGGTGGAACCAAAAGGGCAGATCGTCCGTCCCTCCAATCGCCCTGGACTGGGCATTGAGATCAACGAAAAAGAGGTAAAAAAACATCCCTTCCAACCGGAGGTGTTACAGCGCACCTTTTACCCTGACGGCAGTGTAGGCGACTGGTAAGTAAGCCGTTTCGGCTCCCCTGTGCCGTTTAGAAGGACACGATCTTTCTCCTTAAGGGCAGATATCGGCGCGGGTAAGCGGCAGTGAATCAACGACCTCCTTGCTAACCAGAGTTTGATGCACACCATGCGTCCCCACTCGAAAGGCGGCCGAGGCCCCACGCAAATAGAGCCGCCACATTCGAACAAAGCGCTCTCCGTACATCTCACGCACCTTCGCTACATTCTGCTCGAAACGCTCAGACCACCTATCCAGAGTAAGCCGGTAGTGAGGTCGAAGGTTCTCCACATCCAATATGATAAACCCTTGTTCGGATAGGTGGCCCAACATTTCGGGCAGTGTAGGGATGTAACCACCTGGGAAGATATATTTCTGCTCCCAAGAGACCGTGTGCTGCGCATATTCGGGTGTTGGGGTGCGCAACGTGATGTGGTGCAGCAGCGCCACACCCTGCGGCGCAAGCAACTTGCGTACACAACGGACAAACTCTTTGAGATGAGGCTTCCCCACGTGCTCGATCATCCCTATGCTGATGATCTTATCGAAGATGACCCCCTCATCGGCAAGCTGTTGGTAATGTTGTAATCGCACCTGCACGCGATCCTCCAACCCCCGTGCCTTAATCGCATCTAGCGAAGCGTTGTACTGCTCTTGGCTCAGAGTGATGCCCATGGCGTAGACCCCATACTGTTCCGCGGCGCGCAGGATTAAAGCGCCCCAGCCCGAACCGATGTCGAGCAGCCTTTCGCCAGGTCGGAGCCGCAGCTTCTTCAGCGAGTAGTCCAGCTTGTTGCGCTGTGCTTCCTCAATGGTGTCGTCGGGTGTGCGGAAAAAGGCACAAGAGTAGGTCATAGTCTCATCGAGCCACAAACGGAAAAAGGCGTTTCCTAGGTCGTAGTGTGCGGCCACATCCTTTTGCTGCTGTTTGAGAGAGCGCCTTTTTCCACCTGTTACACGCCTAACAAAGCGGAACATTCCCATCGAACGCCACGAGGACTCTAGCGCGATATTGCGCAGCGCCAGCGCCACTAGGTCGGCGAGATCGCCCTCTACCTCGATATCACCGTTCATGTAGGCCTCTCCGAAAGCAAGGGCAATGTTCTCGATAAAGGCTCCGATATCTACCGGCTTCAACAACTTCACAGTAAAAACCGGCTCCCCCTCATCTCCATAGCAGCCCGATGAACCGTCCCAATAGACGACACGAAAGGGCTCGCCCTTAGCACGAGAGAAGAGGTCATGCAAAAGATGTTTTGCATTCATTGGCTTTCTCCTTAAAAGCACAAAAGCCCTCAGCGCACGAGACGTTTTATCTCTTCCATCGTGTGCTAGCGGCTTCCACAACCTCGAACCTCGTTAAGATAGCGCCAGCAAGAGCGCTATCTACTTTCATTGTGAAGCTCCCAACCCACAAGGGGTGGGGGTTCCAAGTTCAGCGGGAACTGCTGACTTTCGCCAGTCTGACGTTCCCTCCCTTGTCGTTTTGACTCTCCGGGCTTCCCACGGCGAGTATTCTCATGCCCTCAAGGAGCAGATTGATGGCGGCGTTGGGGTCACGGTCGTGGATCACGCCACAGCCCCCACACGTCCATTGCCTGTCCGAGAGTTCGAGATGCTGACGATGGTTACACGGGTGGCACGTTTGGGAGGATGGGAAGAACCTATCCACCTTGACGATACGACAGCGATTCCATTCGGCTTTATAGACCAGCATCCGAACAAACGCCCCCAGGGACGCATCGGTGAAACTCTTTGCCAGTTTGGTTTTCACTAAGCCTTTGAGGTTCCAATCTTCGATGCAGAGGGTGTCGTAGCGGCTGATGAGTTTTGACGAAATCTTGTGAAGCCAGTCGTTACGCTGGTTTCTCACTCTGGCATGGTATACAGCCAGAACCTTCTTGCGCTTGCAACGTCTGCGGCTGGTCTTCTGGCTTCTGGAAACAGCACGTTGCAGGCGTTTGAGTTTGCGCTCTGCCTTGCGGTAGAACTTCGGAGGCTTAACCTTCTCCCCGTTGTCCAGGGTGAAGAAAGACTCCAGACCGACATCTATCCCGACAGGAGCATCCCACACGGGTTCCACATCAGGCAGTTCGATGTGGCTGATGAAGCAGACATACCAGTGTCCGTTCGGCTCCTGCTTGATGGTCGCGGATTTAATAGTTCCTTGCATCTCGCGGTGCAGACGGGCTTTCACCAGTCCCACTTTGGGGATGGATACCCTTCCGTCCACGATGGTCACGTTCTGCGGAATACGGAAAGCGTTCGGAGTCCGCTTCCTGCTCTTGAACCGGGGAAACTTTGTCCGCTTCGCGAAGAAGGAGACGAACGCTTTGTCCAAATCCATCAAAGTCTGCTGCAACGCCTGGGAGTGGCACTCTTTGAGGAACGCGGTTTCAGGCTGTTTCTTGAGAGCCACCAGTTCGGACGCCAGGGCGTTGTAGCCGAGGGTCTTCCCCGTCTCTTTGTAGACCGCTTGCTTTCGTGCCAAGGCCCAATTCCAAACAAAGCGACGGCAACCTGCAAAGCGCAGGAACTCTTGCTCCTGTTCGCGGGTCGGGTCGAGTCGGAACTTGTAGGTCTTGGTGGTAATCATGCAGGTTTGGACCTCTGATCCTCGATAGACATGGCGATGGTCTTGGCAGACACAGTTCCAGCGGAACCATAGTAACAGCCATCCGACCACAGACCGCTTCCCCAAAAACGTTTCTGCTTCAAGGTGGGAAAGGTCTTGAAGAGTGAGACAGCCAGGATGCTTTTCAGTGTTTTGGCGATGGTGACGGGAGCCGTTGTTGGCGGAGCCGATACAAACAGGTGAACGTGATCGGGCATCACCTCCAGAGCCAACTGCTCCCACCCATAGCGTTCACACAAAATCGGCATCTGCTCTTTGATGTGGTCTTCTATAGCCCCCGTCAGGACTTTGTTGCGATACTTAGTGACGAAGACGATGTGATAGTTGAGAGTATAGACGCTATGCGCTGTGGTCTTGGTCGGTGTCTGTATCCTCGTCCTTCGGCATGGGATAGGTGTGGACGATAGTCTCACGGATGAGGTCGGCATACGTCACATCCTGGTCACGCTTGAAAGACTCGTAACGGGCAACCCGTTTTAGGTTCTCAATCACCTGTTTGTCCAGTCGGATGCTGACAGGTTGAGTGTCGGTAGGCATGGTACGCTTCTTCGTTGGGTAGTTTGTTACTACATTCTACTGCATGGAAGCGGAAAATACCTGCCGACTTTGTGCGTTTTTGCGGAAGTTTTTTACACTGGAAGGGGAACACGGCTCTCATCCTCCCGCTAAAAGCCTCTACTCTAGAAAAACTGCCCCGAAATTCCGATAGCATTAACAGGGCTTATTCCCAACAGAGAGGCCATCTATC of Chthonomonas calidirosea T49 contains these proteins:
- the tnpA gene encoding IS200/IS605 family transposase is translated as MQTPTKTTAHSVYTLNYHIVFVTKYRNKVLTGAIEDHIKEQMPILCERYGWEQLALEVMPDHVHLFVSAPPTTAPVTIAKTLKSILAVSLFKTFPTLKQKRFWGSGLWSDGCYYGSAGTVSAKTIAMSIEDQRSKPA
- a CDS encoding RNA-guided endonuclease InsQ/TnpB family protein, with the protein product MITTKTYKFRLDPTREQEQEFLRFAGCRRFVWNWALARKQAVYKETGKTLGYNALASELVALKKQPETAFLKECHSQALQQTLMDLDKAFVSFFAKRTKFPRFKSRKRTPNAFRIPQNVTIVDGRVSIPKVGLVKARLHREMQGTIKSATIKQEPNGHWYVCFISHIELPDVEPVWDAPVGIDVGLESFFTLDNGEKVKPPKFYRKAERKLKRLQRAVSRSQKTSRRRCKRKKVLAVYHARVRNQRNDWLHKISSKLISRYDTLCIEDWNLKGLVKTKLAKSFTDASLGAFVRMLVYKAEWNRCRIVKVDRFFPSSQTCHPCNHRQHLELSDRQWTCGGCGVIHDRDPNAAINLLLEGMRILAVGSPESQNDKGGNVRLAKVSSSR
- the dgoD gene encoding galactonate dehydratase, translating into MKITAIETHVCNARMRNWIFVKVLTDEPGLWGWGEATLEWHTRSVVGAIEDLASLLIGEDPTRIEYLWQMMYRQHFWHGNGIVRATAIAGIDIALWDILGKSLGIPCHKLWGGPVRDYIRLYCHLGGGKMEDFYETHPADAKRFAELAQQAVQEGFTAFKAMAVPETMPLEGLRPLHYAEACVRAMREAVGPDIDIMVDCHARPSPRMGLLFAKALEPYGLYWLEEPCWPEVVDDIALIQRAVKTPIATGERLTSQHAVREYLEKRACSVLQCDITHCGGFTEMRRIAGMAEAYRVALAPHNPQGPVSTAASIEFGFATPSYILCESVHKDVPWRQDVVSEGFTVEPKGQIVRPSNRPGLGIEINEKEVKKHPFQPEVLQRTFYPDGSVGDW
- a CDS encoding choice-of-anchor tandem repeat GloVer-containing protein, coding for MRLREWIRRFPSRGISLVGVYGLLVVLGLLGSRAAQGTPDEPPVLLHNFSFAQGLQPYNGSPILGKDGMLYGVTTLGGYGKGVIYRMNPDGSNFQVLHVFEPTFLNLDGLESFNYDGAYPQAALMQGPDGTLYGTAIGIGVFNAGSIFKLNPDGSGYQILHTFVYSDGAGPWAALILGSDGYLYGTTEFGGANNDGVVFQLSTDGSVYNDIHDFGGSDGNGPRAALVQDGNGNLWGTTVAGGANNAGVIFELTPDSNASTGFDFTKVHDFNYPADGAQPTAPMVIDANGVLYGTTVIGGMANGSPSNNGVVFSYDPSTASFSVLYSFGSVANDGQYLYTALVLQNGTLYGVTWQGGASNDGIVFSLATDGSNYQILHTFSGTDGAHPECVLALGSNNLLYGTTTQGGSENQGEVFQMDTSGNNFSVLHNFTIPSDGTQPYTGVTEGTDGFLYGTTAAGADTSAGSSFRGDYFSGVLYRVKPDGSQFQVLHRFDSTNGDDGYEPFAPPIQGKDGAFYGVTYNGGLWGGGTVYRWSPTTGFSLIHSFGGFGNDGRNPEYVKLVQDANGVLYGTCSDGGEWGYGIVFSVNPDGSNYQVLHAFGGSAGFGGIPNGDGARPLSGVLLGKDGMLYGTTLYGGTNDTGTVYRLDPKNPNNYQILHAFGALMVLYNQDTDGALPYGGLVQDAKGNLYGFTRDGGMGTNASGVLYKIDPSGTFSVLYNFDTPAGVLYQDSTPLLAKNGMLYGISILPDTNLWQPTAQMKAYLFQIDTSGNNYQILHTFSTPNPDGTNVDGLPFAATQLIQLSDGDLYGVTQAGGLLGGGAVIRIGPAVSSLSPNHSAAGVSSDLSLTVVGSGFGTNDQVLWNGQALPTTQIDSNHLQVTVPKSSLSTSGSALVQVYDPILQVTTQSLVFLIGQAALQMKVVSVTRDSGGVHVTLTVANTGGADAKNVTISSAGLNALSSTNVPLSVGTVGVGSSSTVTLSFPNSVSSGVALLSVKGTYTGGSFGGSFRVKVP
- a CDS encoding SAM-dependent methyltransferase, with the translated sequence MNAKHLLHDLFSRAKGEPFRVVYWDGSSGCYGDEGEPVFTVKLLKPVDIGAFIENIALAFGEAYMNGDIEVEGDLADLVALALRNIALESSWRSMGMFRFVRRVTGGKRRSLKQQQKDVAAHYDLGNAFFRLWLDETMTYSCAFFRTPDDTIEEAQRNKLDYSLKKLRLRPGERLLDIGSGWGALILRAAEQYGVYAMGITLSQEQYNASLDAIKARGLEDRVQVRLQHYQQLADEGVIFDKIISIGMIEHVGKPHLKEFVRCVRKLLAPQGVALLHHITLRTPTPEYAQHTVSWEQKYIFPGGYIPTLPEMLGHLSEQGFIILDVENLRPHYRLTLDRWSERFEQNVAKVREMYGERFVRMWRLYLRGASAAFRVGTHGVHQTLVSKEVVDSLPLTRADICP